One window of the Archangium primigenium genome contains the following:
- a CDS encoding MATE family efflux transporter: MTTKFGTDLTTGSIPRHIVTFSLPMLLGSLVQTASSFVNAIWVGRFLGTSALAAVTVSFPFIFILFGIGMGMTLATNILVSQNYGARRFEELRRVVDSTTVLVIGLGLVLTVLGEVLAPSILRAMDTPAEVFPAATSYLRIFLLSMPFSFAMLALRSLYQGVGDSKTPLYFQFAGVALITVLDPVLIFGWLGLPRLGLDGTAWATLISQALVFLAAMVYVHKAKAPIAPGWPVLRGLRPMLQKTVRIGAPASVQQSLVSIGMLLVTGVVNGFGEVATAAYGAASRIDQIAFLPAINFGMAISTLAGQNIGAGHESRVRQIFKTGCLFSGAITIVISAVAVLFPEALLRIFVTDPVVIELGTSYLHIVGACYVVFGLMFVSNGIINGAGDTIVTTVMSLVSLWMVRVPVAYLLSRQMHSVKGIWYAIALSFFVSLTASMAYYFSGRWKRALNKKKGEPEVAPAEPQISPADPLAAPVEPEVAKVSPPRAEKD; encoded by the coding sequence ATGACAACGAAGTTCGGGACTGATTTGACGACCGGGAGCATCCCCCGGCACATCGTGACGTTCTCCCTGCCGATGCTCCTGGGCAGCCTGGTCCAGACGGCCTCCAGCTTCGTCAACGCCATCTGGGTGGGCCGGTTCCTCGGCACGAGCGCGCTGGCCGCCGTCACGGTGAGCTTCCCCTTCATCTTCATCCTCTTCGGCATTGGCATGGGGATGACGCTGGCGACCAACATCCTCGTGTCCCAGAACTATGGCGCCCGGCGCTTCGAGGAATTGCGGCGCGTGGTGGACAGCACCACGGTGCTCGTGATCGGGCTGGGGCTCGTGCTCACGGTACTCGGCGAGGTCCTCGCGCCCTCCATCCTGCGCGCCATGGACACGCCGGCCGAGGTCTTCCCCGCCGCGACGAGCTACCTGCGCATCTTCCTGCTCTCCATGCCGTTCAGCTTCGCCATGCTCGCGCTGCGCAGCCTGTACCAGGGCGTGGGGGACTCGAAGACGCCCCTGTACTTCCAGTTCGCGGGCGTGGCGCTCATCACCGTGCTGGATCCGGTGCTCATCTTCGGCTGGCTGGGGCTGCCCCGGCTGGGACTCGATGGCACGGCCTGGGCCACGCTCATCTCCCAGGCGTTGGTGTTCCTGGCCGCCATGGTCTACGTGCACAAGGCCAAGGCGCCCATCGCCCCGGGCTGGCCGGTCCTGCGGGGGCTCCGGCCCATGCTCCAGAAGACCGTGCGCATCGGCGCGCCCGCATCCGTCCAACAGAGCCTCGTGTCCATTGGCATGCTGCTGGTGACGGGCGTGGTGAATGGCTTTGGCGAGGTGGCCACGGCGGCGTATGGCGCGGCCTCGCGCATCGATCAGATCGCCTTCTTGCCCGCCATCAACTTCGGCATGGCCATCTCCACGCTCGCCGGACAGAACATCGGGGCGGGCCACGAGTCGCGGGTCCGGCAGATCTTCAAGACGGGGTGTCTGTTCAGCGGCGCCATCACGATCGTCATCTCCGCGGTGGCCGTGCTGTTTCCGGAGGCCCTGCTGCGCATCTTCGTCACGGACCCGGTCGTCATCGAGCTGGGCACGTCGTACCTGCACATCGTCGGGGCCTGTTATGTCGTCTTCGGGCTCATGTTCGTGAGCAACGGCATCATCAACGGCGCGGGCGACACGATCGTCACCACGGTCATGTCGCTCGTGTCCCTGTGGATGGTGCGCGTGCCGGTGGCCTATCTGCTGTCGCGCCAGATGCACAGCGTCAAGGGCATCTGGTACGCCATCGCCCTGAGCTTCTTCGTCTCGCTGACGGCCAGCATGGCCTATTACTTCTCCGGGCGATGGAAGCGGGCGTTGAACAAGAAGAAGGGCGAGCCCGAGGTGGCGCCCGCCGAGCCCCAGATCTCTCCGGCGGATCCC